A genomic region of Mus musculus strain C57BL/6J chromosome 7, GRCm38.p6 C57BL/6J contains the following coding sequences:
- the Olfr487 gene encoding olfactory receptor 487, with the protein MAFIYNGSQTTVTEFILLGLTDDPVLKVILFSIILCIYLVTVFGNLSTILLIGVSSKLHHPMYFFLSHLASVDMGLSSSVTPNMLVNFLTEKNTISYLGCGIQLSSAAFFGAVEFFLLAAMAYDRLVAICNPLLYSTKMSTQVCIQLVVGTYVGGFLNASFVTHFFFSFLFCGPNRVNHFFCDLSPMMELSCSDVSISEIVISFSAGSFTMTTLFVIVISYFYIVITILKMHSTEGRQKAFSTCMSHLTAVTLYYGTTIFIYVMPKSIYSRDQNKVVSLFYVVVIPVLNPLIYSLRNNEIKDALKRQFYRKTLL; encoded by the coding sequence ATGGCTTTCATATACAACGGTAGCCAGACAACAGTGACAGAGTTCATATTATTGGGACTAACAGATGACCCAGTCCTTAAAGTCATTCTCTTCAGCATCATCCTGTGCATCTACCTGGTGACTGTGTTTGGAAATCTCAGCACCATCCTTCTCATTGGAGTTTCTTCCAAACTCCATCATCCCATGTACTTTTTTCTCAGCCACTTGGCTTCTGTTGATATGGGCCTTTCATCTTCTGTCACACCCAATATGCTTGTCAACTTCCTGACTGAGAAAAACACCATCTCCTACCTTGGATGTGGCATACAGCTCAGCTCAGCTGCTTTCTTTGGGGCTGTTGAGTTCTTCCTTCTGGCTGCCATGGCTTATGATCGCTTGGTAGCAATCTGCAACCCACTGCTTTATTCCACCAAAATGTCCACACAAGTGTGTATCCAGTTGGTTGTAGGTACTTATGTAGGGGGTTTCCTTAACGCTTCATTTGtaacccatttctttttttcttttctcttctgtggCCCAAATAGGGTCAATCACTTTTTCTGTGATTTATCTCCTATGATGGAACTCTCCTGTTCTGATGTGAGTATCTCAGAAATTGTTATCTCATTTTCTGCAGGCTCATTCACAATGACCACATTGTTTGTTATAGTCATATCTTATTTCTATATTGTCATCACCATCCTGAAGATGCACTCCACTGAGGGTCGCCAAAAAGCCTTCTCCACCTGCATGTCCCACCTCACTGCAGTCACTCTCTACTATGGAACTACCATATTCATTTATGTGATGCCCAAGTCCATCTACTCCAGGGACCAGAACAAAGTGGTGTCTCTGTTCTACGTGGTGGTAATCCCCGTGTTGAATCCTCTCATCTACAGCCTTCGGAATAATGAGATTAAGGATGCTCTGAAAAGACAGTTTTATAGGAAAACATTGTTATAG